A stretch of Natator depressus isolate rNatDep1 chromosome 2, rNatDep2.hap1, whole genome shotgun sequence DNA encodes these proteins:
- the BAG1 gene encoding BAG family molecular chaperone regulator 1 isoform X3, with amino-acid sequence MASPGTPVTVTVTYSNEKHTVQISSHQEDSEPTLQDMALLIEQVTGVPVLFQKLICKGKSLKEMEQPLSALGVKNGCKVMLIGKRNSPEEEVELKKLKDLEKSVDQIANKLEEVNKEFTGIQKGFLAKDLQAEALNHLDKRIKGTAEQFMKILEQIDAIFFFLYVFSDLFILVSMATPISKW; translated from the exons GTAATGAAAAACATACTGTTCAGATTTCTTCTCATCAGGAAGACAGTGAACCAACACTTCAAGACATGGCTCTGCTTATTGAACAAGTCACTGGGGTTCCAGTTCTTTTTCAGAAACTGATATGCAAAG GAAAGTCCCTGAAGGAAATGGAACAGCCATTATCAGCACTTGGAGTTAAAAATGGTTGTAAAGTTATGCTGATTGGGAAAAGG AATAGTCCAGAGGAAGAGgtggaattaaaaaaattaaaagatttgGAGAAGTCAGTGGACCAAATTGCTAACAAATTGGAGGAAGTTAATAAAGAGTTCACAGGCATCCAAAAG GGCTTTCTAGCAAAAGATCTTCAAGCTGAAGCTCTTAACCACCTGGACAAGAGGATAAAAGGAACTGCTGAGCAGTTCATGAAGATCCTGGAACAGATAGATGCCATT TTCTTTTTCCTGTATGTCTTCAGTGACCTCTTCATTTTGGTGTCCATGGCAACTCCGATTTCTAAATGGTGA